The following proteins come from a genomic window of Misgurnus anguillicaudatus chromosome 10, ASM2758022v2, whole genome shotgun sequence:
- the ccka gene encoding cholecystokinin a, whose protein sequence is MNTAICVCVLLVALSTGSCLVLPIHTQDEDQSLAEHTRHTRAAPLGGQLGLLSKTNEGEEDPRSSLSELLARIISAKGSYRRSPSLKSRTSGTSHRIKDRDYLGWMDFGRRSAEEYEYSS, encoded by the exons ATGAACACTGCGATCTGTGTATGCGTGCTGCTGGTTGCTCTATCCACCGGCAGTTGCCTTGTGCTCCCCATACACACACAGGACGAGGATCAGTCTTTAGCAGAACACACACGCCACACCCGTGCAGCGCCCCTTGGTGGACAACTCGGTCTGCTGTCTAAAACAAATGAGGGCGAAGAAGACCCCCGTAGCAGCTTGTCTGAACTACTGGCCAGAATTATATCAGCCAAAG GTTCATACCGCAGAAGTCCCTCACTCAAAAGCAGGACTTCTGGCACTTCACACAGGATAAAGGACAGAGATTACCTGGGCTGGATGGACTTTGGCCGACGGAGCGCAGAGGAGTACGAATACTCCTCATAA